One Salvia splendens isolate huo1 chromosome 22, SspV2, whole genome shotgun sequence DNA segment encodes these proteins:
- the LOC121787244 gene encoding 14-3-3-like protein A, producing MSPVESSREENVYMAKLAEQAERYEEMVEFMEKVAKAVDSDELTVEERNLLSVAYKNVIGARRASWRIISSIEQKEESRGNEDHVRIIKEYRGKIEAELSKICDGILGLLETHLIPCASSAESKVFYLKMKGDYYRYLAEFKTGAERKEAAESTLLAYKSAQDIALAELAPTHPIRLGLALNFSVFYYEIFNSPDRACNLAKQAFDEAISELDTLGEESYKDSTLIMQLLRDNLTLWTSDVADEAGDEIKETTKGESGEGGQ from the exons ATGTCACCAGTTGAGTCATCCCGTGAGGAGAATGTTTACATGGCCAAGTTGGCTGAACAGGCTGAACGTTATGAGGAAATGGTTGAGTTCATGGAAAAGGTTGCAAAGGCTGTTGATAGCGATGAGCTGACTGTGGAGGAAAGGAATCTCCTCTCAGTGGCATACAAGAACGTGATTGGTGCTCGGAGGGCTTCATGGAGGATCATATCTTCTATTGAGCAGAAGGAAGAGAGTCGTGGTAATGAGGATCATGTTAGAATTATTAAAGAATACAGGGGTAAGATTGAGGCAGAACTAAGTAAGATATGTGATGGGATTTTGGGGCTCCTTGAGACCCATCTCATTCCGTGTGCCTCTTCTGCGGAATCAAAGGTGTTTTACTTGAAGATGAAGGGTGATTATTATCGATACTTGGCTGAATTTAAGACTGGGGCTGAAAGGAAAGAAGCAGCTGAGAGTACTCTGCTTGCTTACAAGTCAGCGCAG GATATTGCACTTGCAGAGTTGGCTCCTACCCACCCTATAAGACTGGGACTTGCTCTTAATTTCTCAGTTTTCTATTATGAAATCTTTAACTCTCCAGATCGTGCTTGCAACCTTGCGAAGCAG GCTTTTGATGAAGCTATTTCTGAGCTAGATACGCTGGGTGAGGAATCATACAAGGACAGCACATTGATCATGCAACTTCTTCGAGACAATTTGACTCTGTGGACGTCTGATGTAGCG gATGAAGCTGGGGATGAGATTAAGGAAACTACTAAAGGTGAATCTGGCGAGGGAGGACAATAG